The following nucleotide sequence is from Cytophagia bacterium CHB2.
GAGGTGATATCCGTTGTTATTGTTTCATTCGTGCTCGTTTTTCCGATTATTGCGTTGCACAAAAGCAATCTTGCGGCCGGCGGCATTGGTATCGGCGATCGCGCGTTGCCTGCGCCGCAAGCAGGATTGATGGCGCAGCTTGCCGCCGGCATTGTGGGCGGCGAAATGCCCTGTGGCTTGATTCTGTTCGGGGCATTTTTTGCGCTCGCGCTGATCATGATCAACGCGCCTGCGCCCATGCTGATCGCGGTTGGCATGTATTTGCCGTTCGAAACCACCTCGGCGATTTTCATCGGCGGCGTGCTCAAGTGGGTGGTGGATCGCATCATCGCCAAACGGAATTTGATCCAAGCCGCGAAAGACCGCATCGAAAACACCGGCATATTGCTCGCCTCCGGTTTTATTGCAGGGGAATCGCTTACCGGCGTCTTGCTGGCGGTTTTGGTTTTGATTGTGAACGATTTTGAATCCTTAACCGGCTTGTTCTACCACGCGGCGGAATTCGAATTCGTCGAAACCTGGGCGGGAAATTTGATCGGGCTGCTGGCCTTTGCAGCAATTGCTTATGTGTTGATTGTGATTCCGTTGCGTAAGGCGAAATCGACTTAACGTTACAATGTTAAGTTCGAGATTTACCCCTACTTTTGTCCCTGTCATTCGCAGGAATCTTGTGAAGTACTGGGTTTGCTGCCGATTTGAGTCACTTTTTTATTACTTCACAAGATTCTTGCGGAATGACACAACCTTGATAGAGCCTTAGATCACGCATGAGGCATCATTAGAAATCGCGCAATTTCCCTCTTGTATTTGTCCCGGGCGCTACTAAATTCCGCCTTTGCTCTTCTGCTTCGCTGGAATATCGCCAGGCAAGAATAGATGAAGAAACAACGAAGACAGCGAGCGGCATCCCGGAGCAAACATTCACCAGGATCAAGCAACACGTACCGTAACATTTTCGAGGTTTAGCCGTGACCGAGCAGGATTTTTTTAAACGAATCGCGGACGAAGAAAGCATTCGTGTCGAACAAGTGCAGGCCACCGTTGCGCTGCTGGACGATGAAAACACCGTACCGTTCATCGCCCGCTACC
It contains:
- a CDS encoding oligopeptide transporter, OPT family — translated: HGVGAVLGVAAVVCCACAISGDMIQDLKVGQLLGGTPRRMQIAEVISVVIVSFVLVFPIIALHKSNLAAGGIGIGDRALPAPQAGLMAQLAAGIVGGEMPCGLILFGAFFALALIMINAPAPMLIAVGMYLPFETTSAIFIGGVLKWVVDRIIAKRNLIQAAKDRIENTGILLASGFIAGESLTGVLLAVLVLIVNDFESLTGLFYHAAEFEFVETWAGNLIGLLAFAAIAYVLIVIPLRKAKST